A genomic region of Pseudomonas sp. RSB 5.4 contains the following coding sequences:
- a CDS encoding RidA family protein encodes MAIQRQLTNERMSQIVSHNGTVYLAGQVGDDFNAGIEQQTREVLANIERLLDLAGTDKQHLLSATIYLNDIEAHFAGMNSVWDQWLPKGAAPARATVEAKMAKPSILVEISIVAALP; translated from the coding sequence ATGGCAATCCAGCGCCAGCTCACCAATGAGCGCATGAGTCAGATCGTCAGCCACAACGGTACGGTGTATCTGGCCGGACAGGTCGGCGACGACTTCAACGCCGGGATTGAACAACAAACCCGCGAAGTTCTGGCCAATATCGAGCGCCTTCTCGATCTGGCCGGGACTGACAAGCAGCATCTGCTATCGGCGACGATCTACCTGAACGACATCGAGGCGCACTTTGCCGGGATGAATTCGGTGTGGGATCAGTGGTTGCCTAAAGGCGCCGCCCCGGCCCGTGCCACCGTCGAAGCGAAGATGGCCAAGCCGAGCATCCTGGTCGAGATTTCCATCGTCGCCGCGTTGCCGTAA
- a CDS encoding PLP-dependent aminotransferase family protein has translation MTLYVNLAELLGTRIEQGFYRPGDRLPSVRALSVEHGVSLSTVQQAYRMLEDSGLATPKPKSGYFVPVGRELPELPAVGRPAQRPVEISQWDQVLELIRAVPRKDVVQLGRGMPDVTTPTMKPLLRGLARISRRQDMPGLYYDNIHGTLELREQIARLMLDSGCQLSASDLVITTGCHEALSTSIHAICEPGDIVAVDSPSFHGAMQTLKGLGMKALEIPTDPLTGISLEALELALEQWPIKVIQITPNCNNPLGYIMPESRKRALLNLAQRFDVAIIEDDVYGELAYTYPRPRTIKSFDEDGRVLLCSSFSKTLAPGLRIGWVAPGRYLERVLHMKYISTGSTAPQPQIAIAEFLKGGHFEPHLRRMRTQYQRNRDAMIDWVTRYFPAGTRASRPQGSFMLWVELPEGFDTLKLNRALLDQGVQIAVGSIFSASGKYRNCLRMNYAAKPTPQIEEAVRKVGAAASRLLAETESFEPKRTVPVEATKVGDTA, from the coding sequence ATGACCCTGTATGTGAACCTCGCCGAGCTGCTCGGCACCCGCATCGAACAAGGCTTCTACCGTCCTGGCGATCGCCTGCCTTCGGTGCGCGCCTTGAGCGTAGAACATGGGGTCAGCCTCAGCACGGTGCAGCAGGCCTATCGCATGCTCGAAGACAGCGGTCTGGCCACACCGAAACCCAAGTCCGGCTACTTCGTGCCGGTGGGTCGCGAGCTGCCGGAACTGCCTGCGGTCGGGCGGCCGGCACAGCGGCCGGTGGAGATTTCGCAGTGGGATCAGGTGCTGGAGCTGATTCGCGCAGTGCCGCGCAAGGACGTGGTGCAACTGGGTCGCGGCATGCCCGACGTAACCACGCCCACCATGAAACCGCTGCTGCGCGGACTGGCGCGGATCAGCCGCCGGCAGGACATGCCCGGTCTGTATTACGACAACATTCACGGCACCCTCGAGCTGCGCGAACAGATCGCTCGATTGATGCTCGACTCCGGCTGCCAGTTGAGCGCCAGCGACCTGGTGATCACCACCGGTTGCCACGAAGCGCTGTCCACCAGCATCCACGCCATCTGCGAACCGGGCGACATCGTCGCGGTGGATTCGCCGAGCTTCCACGGCGCCATGCAAACGCTCAAAGGCCTGGGCATGAAAGCCCTGGAAATCCCCACCGATCCGCTCACCGGTATCAGCCTCGAAGCGCTGGAACTGGCGCTGGAGCAGTGGCCGATCAAGGTCATCCAGATCACGCCCAACTGCAACAACCCGCTCGGCTACATCATGCCGGAGTCGCGCAAGCGCGCCCTGCTCAACCTGGCACAGCGTTTCGACGTGGCGATCATCGAGGACGATGTGTATGGCGAGCTGGCCTACACCTACCCGCGCCCGCGCACGATCAAATCCTTCGACGAAGATGGTCGAGTGCTGCTGTGCAGCTCGTTTTCCAAGACCCTGGCCCCGGGCCTGCGCATCGGTTGGGTGGCACCGGGTCGTTATCTGGAACGGGTGCTGCACATGAAATACATCAGCACCGGTTCCACCGCACCCCAGCCACAGATCGCCATCGCCGAATTTCTCAAGGGCGGCCATTTCGAACCGCACTTGCGGCGGATGCGCACGCAATACCAGCGCAATCGCGACGCGATGATCGACTGGGTCACTCGCTACTTTCCCGCCGGCACCCGCGCCAGTCGCCCGCAGGGCAGCTTCATGCTCTGGGTCGAACTGCCCGAGGGTTTCGATACGCTGAAACTCAATCGTGCGCTGCTCGATCAAGGTGTACAGATCGCCGTCGGCAGCATCTTTTCCGCCTCGGGCAAATACCGCAATTGCCTGCGAATGAACTACGCGGCCAAACCGACACCGCAGATCGAAGAAGCGGTGCGCAAGGTCGGCGCAGCGGCGAGCAGATTGCTGGCCGAAACCGAGTCATTCGAGCCGAAACGTACCGTGCCCGTCGAAGCGACGAAGGTCGGCGACACGGCTTGA
- the alr gene encoding alanine racemase, translating into MRPARALIDLQALRHNYRIAREVTGAKALAVIKADAYGHGAVRCAQALEAEADGFAVACIEEALELRAAGIKAPVLLLEGIFEADELALIVEHDFWTVVHSLWQLEAIEQAALSKPITVWLKLDSGMHRVGLHPKDYAAAYQRLLASGKVAKIVLMSHFARADELHEQSSADQVAVFEAARQGLAAEVSLRNSPAVLGWPQIHSDWVRPGIMLYGATPFEEANAVAERLQPVMTLESKVICVRELPAGEPIGYGAKFVTDKPMRIGVVAMGYADGYPRQAPTGTPVLVAGKRSRILGRVSMDMLCIDLTDVPEADLGSTVELWGKNILASEVAQWADTIPYQIFCNLRRVPRLYSER; encoded by the coding sequence ATGCGTCCTGCCCGTGCCCTGATCGACCTTCAAGCCCTGCGTCACAACTACCGAATTGCCCGCGAAGTCACCGGCGCCAAGGCGCTGGCGGTGATCAAGGCGGATGCCTACGGTCACGGCGCGGTGCGTTGCGCCCAGGCGCTGGAAGCCGAGGCCGACGGGTTTGCCGTGGCCTGCATCGAAGAAGCGCTGGAGTTGCGCGCGGCCGGCATCAAGGCCCCGGTGTTGTTGCTCGAAGGCATCTTCGAAGCCGATGAACTGGCGCTGATCGTCGAGCATGATTTCTGGACCGTGGTGCATTCGCTGTGGCAGCTCGAAGCCATCGAGCAGGCTGCCCTGAGCAAACCGATCACCGTGTGGCTCAAGCTCGATTCCGGCATGCACCGCGTCGGCCTGCATCCGAAGGATTACGCGGCCGCCTACCAGCGCCTGCTGGCCAGCGGCAAAGTGGCGAAGATCGTGCTGATGAGCCACTTCGCCCGCGCCGATGAACTGCATGAGCAGAGCAGCGCCGATCAGGTTGCGGTGTTCGAGGCGGCGCGTCAGGGCCTCGCCGCCGAAGTCAGCCTGCGCAACTCGCCGGCCGTGCTCGGTTGGCCGCAGATCCACAGCGACTGGGTGCGCCCGGGCATCATGCTCTACGGTGCCACACCGTTCGAAGAAGCCAACGCCGTGGCCGAGCGCCTGCAACCGGTGATGACCCTCGAATCGAAAGTCATCTGTGTGCGCGAATTGCCCGCCGGCGAGCCGATCGGCTACGGCGCCAAATTCGTCACCGACAAACCGATGCGCATCGGCGTGGTTGCCATGGGTTATGCCGATGGCTACCCGCGTCAGGCACCGACGGGCACTCCGGTGTTGGTGGCCGGTAAACGCAGCCGGATTCTTGGCCGGGTGTCGATGGATATGCTGTGCATCGACCTCACCGATGTGCCGGAAGCCGACCTCGGTTCGACCGTCGAGCTGTGGGGCAAAAACATCCTCGCCAGCGAAGTGGCGCAGTGGGCGGACACCATTCCGTATCAGATCTTCTGCAACCTGCGTCGCGTGCCAAGGCTCTATTCCGAGCGTTGA
- a CDS encoding fimbria/pilus chaperone family protein, producing MPISMCRPGFRALPLCLLAVILMPSAHAAGMVPQTPVLVVDEGLGEATMNVRNTESRPALLHTTVVNIEPHDQTQLLFSPSVTRVEAGAVQQVRFILQSAEPLQTERLKRVIFEGINPVASADGARVNLGVRQNLPVILRPAGLPVEREPWHRLSWSATAEGLLVSNPSPYVVRLAKAIVPLPGTQAVDLPRTWILPGERLSVALPLSSTVRTMGVRIFPATTYGFAVDHFDAPVTH from the coding sequence ATGCCGATTTCAATGTGCCGTCCTGGCTTCAGGGCGCTGCCACTGTGCCTGCTCGCCGTGATTTTGATGCCCAGCGCCCACGCTGCCGGAATGGTGCCGCAAACACCTGTGCTGGTGGTGGATGAAGGTCTCGGTGAGGCGACGATGAATGTCCGAAATACCGAGTCCCGTCCGGCCCTGCTGCACACCACGGTGGTAAACATCGAGCCGCATGATCAAACGCAGTTGCTGTTCAGCCCGTCGGTAACCCGTGTCGAGGCCGGGGCAGTGCAGCAAGTGCGGTTCATTTTGCAGAGCGCCGAACCGTTGCAGACCGAGCGTCTGAAGCGGGTGATTTTTGAAGGGATCAATCCTGTGGCAAGTGCTGACGGCGCCCGGGTCAATCTGGGCGTGCGGCAAAACCTGCCGGTGATCCTGCGCCCCGCCGGCCTGCCGGTGGAGCGCGAGCCATGGCATCGCCTGAGCTGGTCGGCCACTGCTGAGGGCTTGCTGGTCAGTAATCCCAGTCCTTACGTCGTTCGCCTGGCGAAGGCGATTGTTCCGCTGCCGGGCACACAGGCGGTGGATCTGCCGCGCACCTGGATCCTGCCTGGCGAGCGCCTGTCTGTCGCGTTGCCCTTGAGTTCGACGGTGCGGACCATGGGCGTGCGGATTTTTCCGGCCACCACCTATGGCTTTGCAGTCGATCACTTCGATGCTCCGGTAACGCACTGA
- a CDS encoding DUF1120 domain-containing protein, whose translation MKKTTWMAAIAAAVLPTLAAAESVDLNVIGTIIPTSCIPAFAGGGTVDLRKISAATLNKTTQTLLPTHDISLHINCDAPAPVEVSVRDNRAATKLPGINDGAGNSDPALFYGLGEIGGIRIGGFALRHGRPEADGIQQTLMTRTLAAPAWQLPSSPLVSNAPALYSWGTVAAGPVAARHHGFPMSLLPIIGPSNALPIASEIPLDGSVTFDMYYL comes from the coding sequence ATGAAAAAAACAACATGGATGGCGGCCATCGCGGCCGCGGTATTGCCGACGCTGGCCGCTGCCGAGAGCGTGGATCTGAACGTGATCGGAACCATTATTCCGACCTCGTGCATCCCGGCATTTGCCGGTGGTGGCACCGTCGATCTGCGCAAGATTTCGGCGGCCACACTGAACAAGACCACACAGACGCTGCTGCCGACTCACGATATTTCGCTGCACATCAATTGCGATGCGCCGGCGCCGGTGGAGGTGTCGGTCAGAGACAATCGTGCGGCAACCAAACTGCCGGGCATCAACGATGGCGCCGGTAACAGCGATCCGGCCTTGTTTTACGGGCTAGGCGAAATCGGCGGCATCCGTATCGGCGGCTTCGCTCTGCGCCACGGGCGTCCGGAAGCCGACGGTATCCAGCAGACCCTGATGACCCGCACCCTGGCGGCGCCGGCGTGGCAATTGCCTTCCTCGCCGCTGGTGAGCAATGCCCCGGCGCTGTACTCCTGGGGTACCGTGGCAGCCGGCCCGGTCGCGGCGCGCCATCACGGGTTTCCGATGAGCCTGTTGCCGATCATTGGCCCGAGTAACGCGCTGCCGATCGCCAGCGAGATCCCGCTCGATGGCTCGGTCACCTTCGACATGTACTACCTCTGA
- a CDS encoding FAD-binding oxidoreductase, with the protein MNARARTFASQPHVASYYAASSLPQPDHPVLQGEVMADVCVVGGGFSGLNTALELAERGLSVVLLEAHRIGWGASGRNGGQLIRGVGHGLDQFTNVIGADGVRQMKLMGLEAVEIVRQRVERFQIPCDLTWGYCDLANKPADLEGFAEDAEELRSLGYRYETRLLQANEMHTVVGSKRYVGGLIDMGSGHLHPLNLALGEAAAAQQLGVKLFEQSAVTRIDYGPEVKVHTAQGSVRAKTLVLGCNAYLNDLNPQLSGKVLPAGSYIIATEPLSAELAHSLLPQNMAVCDQRVALDYYRLSADRRLLFGGACHYSGRDPKDIGAYMQPKMLEVFPQLAGVKIDYQWGGMIGIGANRLPQIGRLNDQPNVYYAQAYSGHGVNATHLAGKLLAEAISGQHSGGFDLFAKVPHITFPGGRHLRSPLLALGMLWHRLKELV; encoded by the coding sequence ATGAATGCCCGCGCCCGAACCTTCGCGAGCCAGCCCCACGTTGCCTCTTACTACGCCGCCAGCAGCCTGCCGCAGCCTGACCATCCGGTGCTGCAAGGCGAAGTGATGGCCGATGTGTGCGTGGTCGGCGGTGGCTTCTCGGGGCTGAACACCGCGCTGGAACTGGCCGAACGCGGCCTCAGCGTAGTGTTGTTGGAAGCACACCGCATCGGTTGGGGCGCCAGTGGTCGCAACGGTGGGCAGTTGATTCGCGGGGTCGGCCACGGTCTCGACCAGTTCACTAATGTCATCGGCGCCGACGGTGTACGCCAGATGAAACTGATGGGCCTGGAAGCGGTGGAAATCGTCCGCCAGCGCGTCGAACGTTTCCAGATCCCGTGCGACCTGACCTGGGGCTACTGCGACCTTGCCAACAAGCCTGCCGACCTCGAAGGCTTTGCCGAAGACGCCGAAGAGCTGCGCAGCCTCGGCTATCGCTATGAAACCCGTCTGCTGCAGGCCAACGAGATGCACACCGTGGTTGGCTCCAAGCGTTATGTCGGCGGCTTGATCGACATGGGTTCCGGGCATTTGCACCCGCTGAATCTGGCACTGGGCGAAGCCGCTGCCGCGCAGCAACTGGGCGTCAAACTGTTCGAGCAATCGGCGGTCACCCGCATCGACTACGGCCCTGAAGTGAAAGTGCACACCGCGCAAGGCTCGGTAAGGGCGAAAACCCTGGTGCTGGGCTGCAACGCTTACCTCAACGACCTCAATCCACAACTCAGCGGCAAAGTACTGCCCGCCGGCAGTTACATCATCGCGACCGAACCGCTTTCCGCAGAACTGGCGCACAGCCTGCTGCCGCAAAACATGGCGGTCTGCGACCAGCGCGTGGCGCTGGATTACTACCGGCTCTCGGCGGATCGACGCTTGTTGTTCGGCGGCGCCTGCCATTATTCCGGGCGCGATCCGAAAGACATCGGCGCATACATGCAGCCGAAGATGCTCGAAGTGTTCCCGCAACTGGCAGGCGTGAAGATCGACTATCAATGGGGCGGCATGATCGGCATCGGTGCCAATCGACTGCCACAGATCGGCCGGCTCAATGATCAGCCGAACGTGTATTACGCCCAGGCCTATTCCGGGCACGGGGTGAATGCCACGCACCTGGCGGGCAAGTTGCTCGCCGAGGCGATCAGCGGGCAGCACAGCGGTGGCTTCGACCTGTTTGCCAAGGTGCCGCACATCACCTTCCCCGGCGGCAGGCACTTGCGTTCGCCGTTGCTGGCGCTGGGGATGTTGTGGCATCGGCTCAAAGAGCTGGTCTGA
- a CDS encoding Lrp/AsnC ligand binding domain-containing protein, translating to MRTNTQTKRELDKIDRNILRILQADGRISFTELGEKVGLSTTPCTERVRRLEREGIIMGYNARLNPQHLKGSLLVFVEISLDYKSGDTFEEFRRAVLKLPHVLECHLVSGDFDYLVKARISEMASYRKLLGDILLKLPHVRESKSYIVMEEVKESLSLPIPD from the coding sequence ATGCGTACCAACACTCAGACCAAACGTGAGCTGGACAAGATCGACCGCAACATCTTGCGGATCCTGCAGGCGGACGGGCGCATATCGTTTACCGAACTCGGGGAGAAGGTCGGGCTGTCCACCACGCCGTGCACCGAGCGGGTGCGGCGGCTGGAGCGCGAGGGGATCATCATGGGCTACAACGCCCGCCTGAATCCGCAGCACTTGAAGGGTAGCTTGCTGGTGTTCGTCGAGATCAGCCTCGACTACAAATCCGGCGACACGTTCGAAGAGTTCCGCCGCGCGGTGCTGAAATTGCCGCACGTGCTGGAGTGCCATTTGGTGTCAGGGGATTTCGACTATCTGGTGAAGGCGCGGATTTCCGAGATGGCCTCGTACCGCAAACTGCTGGGCGACATTCTGTTGAAGTTGCCGCATGTGCGTGAGTCCAAAAGCTATATCGTGATGGAAGAGGTGAAAGAGAGCCTGAGCCTGCCGATACCGGACTGA
- a CDS encoding fimbria/pilus outer membrane usher protein has protein sequence MRRPARRGLALVMVQGAGAALAGEVVEFDAQLLRERGLDPALAAYFRQAPRFSQGTRLVALEANGQPRGRVFVTFDAEGEPCLQPALLKAAGVRSQTSAASADRQPCLTLREGLPSAIIELHPGQEQIDLLLPTDLLALPEFQSRSFANGGVGGVFNYDALLMGSRHEGQRSDFRSLGSEIGLNAGDWILRSRQSYTQLPDSTRFEHLYAYGMHTLEDDEASVQIGQLNLQSPLFAGESFSGVQILPEDAFAQMRVAQQGLRGEVEGIAWSPSRIEVRQNGVPIYTTRVPAGPFILRALPLLSNQLDLEVSVHEQEGQVRRFRVPAASLQDARFERADTFNLALGTVRRQGSDDRRAPSFATLAKEWSLSRALRMSGGVLGGSDYLSAGWGLQRQWPGNLTTGVRQLLSTDRATGVAGHQVQMTVNAVLAPNLSTSVVAVRRGQGFRTLSDTGWNSQQGRAELPGREHWTFALNGSVERWGAFGMTWSRYTSVDQPPHMRLGLSWSQTLPARISLSLSLERGIGDADAGRRGTSAYLTAAMPLGEQRRVRSYLRSDPRSGARSGVSMSEVLSETLAYSASAEHREDAAPSLGLRVNALARYTRLDLGMSQRDEAREFDVGLRGGMALHRDGVTLSPYPLRETFGVLKAGDRAGLKLFTPQGPVWTDGAGRAVVASLPAYSTARLEVDPLSLPRNVEVLDGYQEVEAGRGSVQRLEFSITRVRRVLLKARTVDRQWLPSGLAVQDGQGEYLTTVLEAGTIFVPDIKPGQPLRVQLSDTTHCELQFTLAESPDEHALIEPVEALCQPLSNT, from the coding sequence ATGCGCAGGCCTGCCCGTCGGGGACTGGCACTGGTGATGGTTCAGGGCGCAGGCGCAGCGCTGGCCGGCGAGGTGGTGGAGTTCGATGCGCAGCTGCTTCGCGAGCGCGGACTCGACCCCGCATTGGCTGCGTACTTCCGCCAGGCACCGCGTTTCTCCCAGGGCACGCGCCTGGTAGCACTGGAGGCCAATGGACAGCCTCGCGGCCGCGTGTTCGTGACGTTCGATGCTGAGGGCGAGCCGTGCCTGCAGCCGGCCTTGCTCAAGGCTGCCGGCGTGCGCTCGCAAACCTCTGCGGCGTCGGCAGACCGACAGCCGTGCCTGACACTGCGCGAAGGTCTGCCCTCGGCCATCATTGAGTTGCATCCCGGCCAGGAACAGATCGACCTGCTGTTGCCGACCGACCTGCTGGCGTTGCCGGAGTTTCAATCGCGCAGCTTCGCCAATGGTGGTGTGGGTGGTGTGTTTAACTACGATGCGTTGCTGATGGGCAGCCGGCATGAGGGACAGCGCAGCGACTTTCGCAGCCTGGGCTCGGAGATTGGCTTGAATGCCGGCGACTGGATCCTGCGTAGCCGGCAGTCCTACACGCAACTTCCGGACAGTACGCGTTTCGAGCATCTGTATGCCTATGGCATGCACACCCTGGAAGATGACGAAGCCAGCGTGCAGATCGGCCAGTTGAATCTGCAGTCGCCCCTGTTTGCCGGCGAATCGTTCAGCGGCGTGCAGATCCTGCCGGAAGACGCGTTCGCGCAAATGCGTGTGGCACAACAGGGTCTGCGTGGTGAGGTCGAAGGCATCGCCTGGTCGCCATCGCGGATCGAAGTCCGGCAGAACGGCGTGCCGATCTACACCACGCGAGTTCCTGCCGGGCCGTTCATCCTGCGCGCGCTGCCGTTGTTGAGCAACCAGCTCGACCTTGAGGTGAGCGTGCACGAGCAAGAAGGGCAGGTGCGGCGCTTTCGCGTCCCGGCCGCCAGCCTGCAGGATGCCCGGTTCGAGCGGGCCGACACGTTCAATCTGGCGCTGGGCACTGTGCGACGCCAAGGCTCGGATGATCGTCGGGCGCCGTCGTTCGCCACCCTTGCCAAGGAATGGAGCCTGTCGCGAGCGCTGCGCATGAGTGGCGGTGTACTCGGTGGTTCGGACTACCTGTCGGCGGGGTGGGGGCTGCAGCGGCAATGGCCGGGTAATCTGACTACCGGTGTGCGCCAGCTGCTGTCCACCGATCGCGCTACAGGCGTTGCGGGTCATCAGGTGCAAATGACCGTCAATGCCGTGCTGGCGCCGAACCTGTCCACCAGCGTGGTCGCTGTGCGTCGTGGCCAGGGCTTTCGTACGCTGTCGGACACTGGCTGGAACTCGCAGCAGGGCCGGGCCGAATTGCCCGGGCGCGAGCACTGGACGTTTGCCCTCAACGGTTCCGTCGAACGCTGGGGCGCGTTCGGCATGACCTGGTCGCGTTACACCAGCGTGGATCAGCCGCCGCATATGCGCCTGGGGCTGTCGTGGTCGCAGACGCTGCCCGCGCGGATCAGTCTGTCGTTGAGCCTGGAACGGGGAATCGGCGATGCCGACGCGGGGCGCCGGGGCACCTCGGCTTACCTGACGGCGGCGATGCCATTGGGCGAGCAGCGCCGGGTTCGCAGCTACCTGCGCAGCGACCCACGATCCGGGGCGCGCAGTGGCGTGTCGATGAGCGAAGTGCTCAGTGAAACCCTGGCCTACAGCGCCAGTGCCGAACACCGTGAAGACGCGGCGCCGTCCCTCGGATTGCGGGTCAATGCTCTGGCGCGTTACACCCGTCTGGACCTCGGTATGAGCCAGCGGGACGAAGCGCGCGAATTCGATGTGGGCCTGCGTGGCGGCATGGCACTGCATCGCGATGGCGTCACGCTGTCGCCCTATCCGCTGCGCGAGACCTTTGGCGTGCTCAAGGCCGGCGACCGTGCGGGTCTGAAGTTGTTCACGCCGCAAGGTCCGGTGTGGACGGACGGAGCGGGCCGGGCGGTGGTGGCGAGTCTGCCGGCGTATTCGACCGCCCGGCTGGAAGTCGACCCGTTGAGCCTGCCGCGCAACGTCGAGGTGCTCGACGGTTATCAAGAAGTGGAAGCCGGGCGCGGGTCGGTGCAGCGCCTGGAGTTCTCCATCACCCGCGTGCGGCGCGTGCTGTTGAAGGCCAGGACGGTTGATCGGCAATGGCTGCCCAGTGGCCTGGCCGTACAGGACGGGCAAGGTGAATACCTGACCACGGTGCTTGAGGCCGGGACGATCTTTGTGCCGGACATCAAGCCTGGGCAACCGTTGCGGGTGCAGCTATCGGACACCACGCACTGCGAGCTGCAATTCACCCTGGCCGAATCGCCTGACGAGCACGCACTGATCGAGCCTGTCGAAGCGCTCTGTCAGCCTTTGAGCAATACATGA
- the dadA gene encoding D-amino acid dehydrogenase — translation MRVMVLGSGVIGTASAYYLARAGFEVVVVDRQPAVAMETSFANAGQVSPGYASPWAAPGVPLKAIKWLLQRHAPLAIKATADIDQYLWMAQMLRNCTANRYAVNKERMVRLSEYSRDCLDELRAETGIAYEGRSLGTTQLFRTQAQLDGAAKDIAVLKESGVPFEVLDRAGIARVEPALANVTDILAGALRLPNDQTGDCQMFTTRLAEMAVKLGVEFRFGQDIQRLDYAGDRINGVWIDGKLETADRYVLALGSYSPQLLKPLGIKAPVYPLKGYSLTVPITNPDMAPTSTILDETYKVAITRFDNRIRVGGMAEIAGFDLSLNPRRRETLEMIVNDLYPQGGNLAEASFWTGLRPTTPDGTPIVGATPFKNLFLNTGHGTLGWTMACGSGRLLADLMAKKKPQISAEGLDISRYGNKPQESAKHGNPAPAHQ, via the coding sequence ATGCGCGTAATGGTCTTGGGTAGCGGCGTCATCGGTACCGCCAGTGCTTACTATCTGGCCCGTGCCGGGTTTGAAGTGGTGGTGGTCGACCGGCAGCCAGCCGTGGCCATGGAGACCAGTTTCGCCAACGCCGGTCAGGTGTCGCCGGGCTACGCCTCGCCGTGGGCCGCGCCGGGCGTGCCGCTCAAGGCCATCAAGTGGCTGCTGCAGCGCCACGCGCCGCTGGCGATCAAGGCCACTGCCGACATCGACCAGTACCTGTGGATGGCGCAGATGCTGCGCAACTGCACCGCCAACCGTTACGCGGTGAACAAGGAACGCATGGTGCGTCTGTCCGAGTACAGCCGCGACTGCCTCGACGAGCTGCGCGCCGAAACCGGCATCGCCTACGAAGGCCGCAGCCTTGGCACCACCCAGCTGTTCCGCACTCAGGCACAGCTCGATGGTGCCGCCAAGGACATCGCCGTCCTGAAAGAATCCGGCGTGCCGTTTGAAGTCCTCGACCGCGCCGGTATTGCCCGCGTCGAGCCGGCACTGGCCAACGTCACCGACATCCTCGCCGGCGCCCTGCGTCTGCCGAACGACCAGACCGGCGACTGCCAGATGTTCACCACGCGCCTGGCGGAAATGGCGGTGAAACTCGGTGTGGAATTCCGCTTCGGCCAGGACATCCAGCGCCTCGACTACGCCGGTGACCGCATCAACGGCGTGTGGATCGACGGCAAGCTGGAAACCGCCGACCGCTACGTGCTGGCCCTCGGCAGCTACTCGCCGCAATTGCTCAAGCCGCTGGGCATCAAGGCGCCGGTGTATCCGCTCAAGGGTTATTCGCTGACCGTGCCGATCACCAACCCGGACATGGCTCCGACTTCGACCATTCTCGACGAAACCTACAAGGTCGCGATCACCCGTTTCGACAACCGCATCCGCGTGGGCGGCATGGCGGAGATCGCCGGTTTTGACCTGTCGCTGAACCCGCGTCGGCGCGAAACCCTGGAGATGATCGTCAACGACCTTTATCCTCAGGGCGGCAATCTGGCCGAGGCGAGCTTCTGGACCGGTCTGCGTCCGACCACGCCGGACGGTACGCCGATCGTTGGCGCCACGCCGTTCAAGAACCTGTTCCTCAACACCGGTCACGGCACCCTGGGTTGGACCATGGCGTGCGGTTCCGGTCGTTTGCTGGCCGATCTGATGGCGAAGAAAAAACCGCAGATCAGCGCCGAAGGCCTCGATATTTCCCGTTACGGCAACAAGCCTCAGGAGTCCGCAAAACATGGCAATCCAGCGCCAGCTCACCAATGA
- a CDS encoding DUF1127 domain-containing protein: protein MNGLSDVRLTLHSQELEAGQEDSAWNTAMRNAPSGLSRWSLFWHRLHTRKALLNLTPEQLKDVGLTREQAQEEGLKPFWRI from the coding sequence ATGAACGGCTTGAGCGATGTGCGGCTGACGTTACACAGTCAGGAACTGGAGGCAGGGCAGGAGGACAGTGCATGGAATACCGCCATGCGCAACGCGCCGTCCGGCCTGAGTCGCTGGAGCCTGTTCTGGCATCGTCTGCACACGCGCAAGGCGCTATTGAACCTGACGCCGGAGCAGCTCAAGGATGTCGGGTTGACCCGGGAGCAGGCGCAGGAGGAGGGGTTGAAGCCGTTCTGGCGGATCTGA
- a CDS encoding YkgJ family cysteine cluster protein: MSCNSQKIRNLRQQIPSFECVPGCHDCCGPVTTSPEEMARLPRKTRAEQDAAMDELNCVHLGPNGCTVYEERPLICRLFGTTKTLPCPNGRGPVELIHPRVEKQIFEYMASNRQVLV, from the coding sequence ATGAGCTGCAACAGCCAGAAAATCCGCAACCTGCGTCAGCAGATCCCCTCGTTCGAGTGCGTGCCCGGTTGCCACGATTGCTGCGGGCCAGTGACCACTTCACCGGAAGAAATGGCCCGCCTGCCGCGCAAGACCCGCGCCGAGCAGGACGCGGCGATGGACGAGCTGAATTGTGTGCACCTGGGGCCGAATGGTTGCACGGTGTATGAGGAACGGCCGCTGATTTGCCGGTTGTTCGGGACGACGAAGACGTTGCCGTGCCCGAACGGGCGGGGGCCGGTGGAGTTGATTCATCCGCGCGTAGAAAAGCAGATCTTCGAGTACATGGCTTCGAATCGGCAGGTGCTGGTCTGA